Proteins found in one Litorihabitans aurantiacus genomic segment:
- a CDS encoding DUF2469 domain-containing protein: MSAEDLENYETDMELALYREYRDVVGLFAYVVETERRFYLANNVDLQVRSAGGEVFFELTLSDAWVWDVYRSARFVKQVRVVTFKDVNVEELSKADLQMP; encoded by the coding sequence GTGAGCGCCGAGGACCTGGAGAACTACGAGACCGACATGGAGCTCGCGCTCTACCGCGAGTACCGCGACGTCGTCGGGCTGTTCGCCTACGTGGTGGAGACCGAGCGCCGGTTCTACCTGGCCAACAACGTCGACCTCCAGGTGCGCTCGGCGGGCGGCGAGGTCTTCTTCGAGCTGACGCTCAGCGACGCCTGGGTCTGGGACGTCTACCGCTCCGCCCGGTTCGTGAAGCAGGTGCGTGTCGTGACGTTCAAGGACGTCAACGTCGAGGAGCTGTCGAAGGCCGACCTGCAGATGCCCTGA
- a CDS encoding ribonuclease HII yields MTAGRPPSLRLERELGLDAGALVAGMDEVGRGALAGPVSVGVCVVGPLTRRQPAGLRDSKLVVATARERLCAPIRRWATACAVGHASPDEIDAVGIIAALRLAGRRALAQVTREVGRAPAVVLLDGNHDWLSTPRDLFAAADLDGDLDADVEEAPPVHLRIKADLTCASVAAASVLAKVERDALMRAAHERDGRFDWVANKGYAAASHLAALTQHGPSVEHRRSWRLPGVGDARAREGMMVP; encoded by the coding sequence GTGACCGCGGGGCGGCCGCCGTCGCTCCGGCTGGAGCGCGAGCTCGGGCTCGACGCGGGGGCGCTGGTGGCCGGGATGGACGAGGTCGGCCGCGGTGCCCTCGCCGGACCCGTCAGCGTCGGCGTCTGCGTGGTCGGCCCGCTCACGCGGCGCCAGCCCGCGGGGCTGCGGGACTCCAAGCTGGTCGTGGCGACCGCCCGGGAGCGGCTGTGCGCCCCGATCCGGCGGTGGGCGACGGCGTGCGCCGTCGGGCACGCGAGCCCGGACGAGATCGACGCGGTGGGGATCATCGCGGCGCTGCGGCTCGCCGGGCGCCGTGCGCTCGCGCAGGTGACCCGCGAGGTCGGCCGCGCCCCCGCCGTCGTGCTCCTGGACGGCAACCACGACTGGCTCTCGACGCCGCGGGACCTGTTCGCGGCCGCCGATCTCGACGGCGACCTCGACGCCGATGTCGAGGAGGCGCCACCGGTCCACCTGCGCATCAAGGCCGACCTCACGTGCGCCTCGGTCGCCGCCGCGAGCGTGCTGGCGAAGGTGGAGCGGGACGCGTTGATGCGCGCGGCCCACGAGCGCGACGGCCGCTTCGACTGGGTCGCCAACAAGGGCTACGCCGCGGCCTCGCACCTCGCGGCGCTCACCCAGCACGGTCCGTCCGTCGAGCACCGCCGCTCCTGGCGGCTGCCCGGGGTGGGGGACGCCCGTGCCCGGGAGGGCATGATGGTCCCGTGA
- the lepB gene encoding signal peptidase I produces MGLPGDTVECCDAEGRISVNGVPIDEPYVIDGAVPSLQTFSVTVPADRLFVLGDNRPNSSDSRFHQGEPGGGMVPMDNVVGVANSIIWPADRWSVLRNPGATFEQVPDPS; encoded by the coding sequence GTGGGTCTGCCCGGCGACACGGTCGAGTGCTGCGACGCCGAGGGCCGCATCAGCGTCAACGGGGTGCCGATCGACGAGCCCTACGTCATCGACGGCGCGGTCCCGAGCCTGCAGACGTTCTCGGTCACCGTGCCCGCCGACCGGCTCTTCGTGCTCGGCGACAACCGCCCCAACTCCTCCGACTCCCGGTTCCACCAGGGCGAGCCCGGCGGGGGGATGGTGCCGATGGACAACGTCGTCGGCGTCGCGAACTCGATCATCTGGCCGGCCGACCGCTGGAGCGTGCTGCGCAACCCCGGCGCCACCTTCGAGCAGGTCCCGGACCCCTCGTGA
- the lepB gene encoding signal peptidase I, whose amino-acid sequence MTDPDEPGSVVPRRDQEVESTAAPETTSAAKAGASERPRRGRGVSALREAVIVLGSALVLSLLIKTFLAQAFYIPSESMESTLDVGDRVLVSRLAPGPFDVNRGDIVVFVDPGGWLPPEPPTPTVRAPC is encoded by the coding sequence ATGACCGACCCGGACGAGCCGGGCTCCGTCGTCCCCCGGCGGGACCAGGAGGTGGAGTCGACGGCGGCTCCCGAGACGACCTCGGCCGCGAAGGCGGGCGCGTCGGAGCGACCGCGCCGGGGTCGCGGTGTCTCGGCGCTGCGCGAGGCCGTCATCGTCCTCGGCTCGGCGCTCGTGCTGTCGCTGCTCATCAAGACCTTCCTCGCCCAGGCGTTCTACATCCCGTCGGAGTCGATGGAGTCGACGCTCGACGTCGGCGACCGCGTCCTCGTGTCGCGCCTGGCGCCCGGCCCGTTCGACGTGAACCGGGGCGACATCGTCGTGTTCGTGGACCCGGGTGGCTGGCTCCCGCCGGAGCCCCCGACTCCAACCGTGCGCGCGCCCTGCTGA
- the rplS gene encoding 50S ribosomal protein L19, which yields MRKLDSVDAASLRDDIPAFRAGDTLKVHVKVVEGNRSRVQVFQGVVIARAHGGVSETFTIRKVSFGVGVERIFPLHTPAIDHIEVVTRGDVRRAKLYYLRKLRGKAAKIKEKR from the coding sequence ATGCGCAAGCTCGACTCCGTCGACGCAGCCTCGCTGCGCGACGACATCCCCGCGTTCCGCGCCGGTGACACCCTCAAGGTGCACGTCAAGGTCGTCGAGGGCAACCGCTCCCGCGTCCAGGTCTTCCAGGGCGTCGTCATCGCCCGCGCCCACGGTGGCGTCAGCGAGACCTTCACGATCCGCAAGGTGAGCTTCGGCGTCGGCGTCGAGCGCATCTTCCCGCTCCACACCCCGGCGATCGACCACATCGAGGTCGTCACGCGCGGTGACGTGCGCCGCGCCAAGCTGTACTACCTGCGCAAGCTGCGCGGCAAGGCGGCCAAGATCAAGGAGAAGCGCTGA